A genomic stretch from Hemicordylus capensis ecotype Gifberg chromosome 1, rHemCap1.1.pri, whole genome shotgun sequence includes:
- the LOC128341837 gene encoding endogenous retroviral envelope protein HEMO-like, with protein sequence MYLFWCLSCYFLCTWSTQHPHAPLLQTSADIANLNDCWLCSHMASTEGDILNVVAIPVTLGWWITYPQTTEQPQYFSNYTTYWSWGKHRETIHFQGRSISYNCYGYTKRETLNRNALGIPDIKLSSHSLHPICIENRNGTGKFLGVNPYHSCTHIVSFNSTDGTWFSQHRENELECFHIPLDLGIPTSLREFLFLNFTDSEWITVSKALNLYHSSIYLTKGLGLCQQANQTDHVCEGSSFNTHTPWFDIWVTIACAYPEKVSKTWKHLFSNTGKDIVDLCSHDVNLPRSGNNLIVALPAGLYWVCGNRAYRALPPGWTGRCAPAHLAPTIYVKPSLNASQVLNLGSLLHRTRRQAKIKYVPNPLAPRNTKFHQWTRTILPRLGVNQLEKAIINISRQIELSFNQTLLALTDMGTEINSLGEVVMQNRRALDILTAQEGGACAVLGEVCCFYVNETGSIAAHVQNLKDQLQIWHNMGKENPMDIWAWLTSWLPNWGLWAQKIIIIIVCICLLLIITCCCLQCIPTLIQLFMKAFRPRHSLGPKYTSVPLQALMRAS encoded by the coding sequence ATGTATCTCTTTTGGTGTTTATCATGTTATTTCTTGTGTACATGGTCAACTCAACACCCACACGCTCCACTTTTACAGACTTCAGCTGACATTGCCAACTTAAATGACTGCTGGCTATGCAGTCACATGGCAAGCACAGAAGGGGATATTTTAAATGTAGTGGCCATTCCAGTCACACTTGGCTGGTGGATTACTTATCCACAAACCACAGAacagccccaatatttttcaaattACACTACATATTGGTCTTGGGGAAAACACAGAGAAACAATTCACTTCCAGGGAAGAAGCATTAGTTATAATTGCTATGGATACACTAAAAGGGAAACTCTCAACAGAAATGCCCTTGGTATCCCGGATATTAAGCTTTCAAGCCACAGCTTACATCCTATCTGCATTGAAAATAGAAATGGTACAGGGAAGTTTTTGGGAGTTAATCCCTACCACAGCTGTACACATATAGTGTCCTTTAACAGCACGGACGGAACATGGTTCTCTCAACACAGAGAGAACGAACTAGAGTGTTTTCATATTCCTCTTGATTTAGGAATACCTACTTCTCTTagagaatttctttttcttaacttcACAGACTCAGAGTGGATCACTGTTTCAAAAGCCCTGAACCTTTATCATTCTTCCATATATCTTACAAAAGGTCTTGGCCTTTGTCAACAGGCAAACCAGACTGATCATGTTTGTGAAGGCTCTAGTTTTAACACGCACACGCCTTGGTTTGACATCTGGGTGACTATTGCATGTGCTTATCCAGAGAAAGTGTCAAAAACATGGAAGCATTTGTTTAGCAATACAGGTAAAGACATTGTGGATTTGTGTAGCCATGATGTCAATCTACCACGTTCAGGAAACAACTTAATTGTTGCCTTACCTGCAGGCCTTTATTGGGTCTGTGGGAACAGAGCCTATCGTGCATTACCCCCAGGATGGACAGGCAGATGTGCACCAGCCCATTTAGCACCTACCATTTATGTGAAACCTTCACTTAATGCATCACAAGTTCTTAATCTTGGAAGCTTGTTACACAGAACACGAAGACAAGCCAAAATCAAGTATGTTCCAAATCCTTTAGCTCCACGAAACACAAAGTTCCATCAATGGACAAGAACCATACTACCTAGGTTAGGAGTAAATCAACTAGAAAAAGCTATAATAAATATTTCCAGACAAATCGAACTCTCATTTAACCAGACTCTGTTAGCCTTAACTGATATGGGTACAGAGATAAATTCATTAGGAGAAGTAGTCATGCAAAATCGTAGAGCTTTAGATATTCTCACAGCTCAAGAGGGAGGAGCTTGTGCAGTTCTAGGTGaggtttgttgtttttatgtCAATGAGACTGGATCTATCGCTGCTCATGTTCAAAATCTTAAAGATCAACTTCAAATATGGCATAACATGGGCAAGGAAAACCCTATGGATATATGGGCATGGCTCACTTCTTGGTTACCCAACTGGGGATTGTGGGCACAGAAGATAATCATAATTATCGTATGTATTTgtcttttattgataatcacatgttgctgcttgcaATGCATTCCAACTTTAATTCAATTGTTTATGAAAGCTTTTAGACCCCGCCACAGTTTGGGACCTAAATACACATCCGTACCCTTACAAGCGTTAATGAGGGCATCCTGa